One Candidatus Obscuribacterales bacterium genomic window carries:
- a CDS encoding glycosyltransferase family 39 protein — protein MMTSEKVKVPGFAYASILAVLGLVAYLPFLGGFGPLDPTDSFFLESAREMVETGKYLLPLNNYEPWLDKPILFFWMVCGAYKLLGISPFVGRLPAALSGIFTALCIYWGCRGLVSQSTAFLAGLIFLSLPLVAIGSHICLTDTTLTLLVTATTLFLWKGLIKESNRDLFIGYLAAGLGLLCKGPIALILSAVVILPALLIGTRSVKETIRLCLRAKPFLGLALVTLIAVPWYAAAGIATEGKFLQKFFIEQNFGRMVGTVNHQMPWYFYIPVFFGGFAPWCILPLFSFDSIKRTFKLSGVDGMDGLFRLSVFWFVAIFGMFTCIKTKLPWYIIPACPGFAIMAAIQIEYLARAAKSKAMLVVQGAALIALAVVFVVQGKLSSYLKGIVFAHWPIFVVMFLWLLAGFVFLQFARSLSQESRIRWVSLSTAGALLFGCAFYVPGALTSMYNHKQVGFNRLVELTRGEHASVAIFMAEEPTMPYILHKPVKRLQDEDACATFTSSNHEKHFVLVPKEMLKKMHWFVGSTYKPISKEGKWTLFEMESREFAQTGQIQ, from the coding sequence ATGATGACATCAGAAAAAGTTAAGGTGCCGGGCTTTGCCTACGCGTCCATCCTCGCTGTCTTAGGGCTGGTGGCGTATTTGCCGTTTTTGGGTGGCTTTGGACCTCTTGATCCGACTGACAGTTTCTTTCTGGAATCAGCCCGTGAGATGGTTGAAACAGGCAAGTATTTACTGCCGCTCAATAATTATGAACCCTGGCTTGATAAGCCTATTTTGTTTTTCTGGATGGTCTGCGGCGCATATAAGTTGCTTGGGATATCGCCATTTGTCGGCAGATTACCGGCTGCACTTTCAGGAATTTTCACCGCGCTCTGTATTTATTGGGGTTGCCGTGGTTTGGTGTCACAATCAACTGCCTTTCTTGCCGGGCTCATTTTCTTGAGTTTGCCTCTTGTGGCAATTGGCTCACATATTTGCTTGACCGATACCACATTGACACTTCTTGTCACTGCCACCACGTTGTTTTTATGGAAGGGACTCATCAAAGAAAGTAATCGCGATTTATTTATTGGCTATTTGGCAGCTGGACTGGGACTTTTGTGTAAGGGGCCAATTGCTCTTATCCTGAGCGCCGTTGTTATCTTGCCGGCATTGCTAATAGGCACACGTTCAGTCAAAGAAACAATTCGTCTTTGTCTGAGAGCCAAACCTTTTCTGGGATTGGCTTTGGTGACTCTGATCGCTGTGCCTTGGTATGCAGCTGCAGGCATAGCGACGGAAGGGAAATTTCTACAGAAGTTCTTTATCGAACAGAATTTTGGACGCATGGTTGGCACCGTTAATCACCAAATGCCTTGGTACTTTTACATCCCGGTATTTTTCGGCGGTTTTGCTCCTTGGTGCATTTTGCCGCTCTTTTCTTTTGATTCAATAAAAAGAACTTTCAAGCTCTCTGGTGTTGATGGTATGGATGGTCTGTTCAGATTGTCAGTTTTTTGGTTCGTTGCCATCTTTGGAATGTTTACCTGCATCAAGACAAAATTGCCTTGGTACATAATTCCTGCATGTCCAGGATTTGCCATTATGGCTGCTATCCAAATTGAATATCTTGCACGTGCAGCAAAATCGAAAGCAATGCTGGTGGTTCAAGGTGCTGCTCTTATTGCTCTTGCCGTTGTTTTTGTCGTGCAAGGCAAATTGTCCAGCTATTTAAAAGGAATTGTTTTTGCACATTGGCCGATTTTCGTGGTGATGTTTTTATGGCTATTGGCAGGATTTGTATTTCTGCAATTTGCAAGGAGCCTGTCGCAGGAAAGTAGAATACGATGGGTTTCTCTATCAACCGCCGGTGCCCTACTTTTCGGTTGTGCATTCTATGTACCGGGTGCATTAACCTCGATGTACAACCATAAGCAAGTTGGTTTTAACAGACTTGTTGAGCTGACACGTGGTGAGCATGCCAGCGTGGCAATCTTCATGGCGGAAGAGCCGACGATGCCCTACATATTGCATAAGCCTGTTAAGCGACTACAAGATGAAGATGCCTGCGCAACGTTTACATCAAGCAATCATGAAAAGCATTTTGTCCTTGTGCCAAAAGAAATGCTCAAGAAAATGCATTGGTTTGTGGGTAGCACTTACAAGCCGATTTCGAAAGAAGGTAAATGGACTCTCTTCGAAATGGAGAGTCGCGAATTTGCTCAAACCGGTCAAATTCAGTGA
- a CDS encoding DUF4163 domain-containing protein — MNTFVRVALVALCLFSVAGSSAAEPAKPIVAKATPAKGAITFVKKQFVLPNPPLGFSVKFNYPYFSGPQIDLVNKLNSAMQAELIRQAKAAAKDYSDFVSDDLPICIEAKKQKDGSSITASFEVHKSTDDIVSVSFATCSYYYGAAHPVNNYFVFNTQLNPPIAITLTNLTTDQKKFLQIVSKQTALKIKKMLKYPNPDIIAEGTAPTPDNFQNFVFLDKEMGFYFNDAQASIHAEPIQKPVGVPYGLIRSVISPQSAVSQL, encoded by the coding sequence GTGAATACTTTTGTCAGAGTAGCTCTAGTCGCATTGTGTCTGTTTTCAGTTGCCGGTTCTAGCGCTGCTGAGCCGGCAAAGCCGATTGTCGCCAAAGCAACACCCGCTAAAGGCGCCATTACTTTTGTGAAAAAGCAATTCGTTTTGCCGAACCCGCCATTAGGCTTTTCCGTCAAATTTAATTATCCATATTTTTCCGGACCACAGATTGATTTGGTTAATAAGTTGAATAGTGCAATGCAGGCTGAGCTTATTAGGCAAGCAAAAGCTGCTGCAAAAGACTATTCTGATTTTGTTTCGGATGATTTGCCTATTTGCATAGAGGCAAAAAAGCAAAAAGATGGCAGCAGTATTACTGCGTCATTTGAAGTGCACAAATCAACCGACGATATTGTCAGCGTTAGTTTTGCCACTTGCAGCTACTACTACGGGGCTGCACATCCGGTGAATAACTATTTTGTATTCAACACACAATTGAATCCGCCAATTGCTATTACACTTACTAATTTGACTACTGATCAGAAAAAGTTTTTGCAGATTGTCTCCAAGCAGACAGCTCTAAAAATAAAGAAGATGCTTAAGTATCCAAATCCGGACATCATTGCAGAAGGCACTGCTCCTACGCCAGACAATTTTCAGAATTTCGTCTTTCTGGACAAGGAAATGGGCTTCTATTTCAATGACGCGCAAGCATCAATTCATGCTGAGCCAATTCAGAAACCTGTAGGTGTTCCCTATGGCTTGATTAGGAGTGTAATTAGTCCTCAGAGTGCTGTGTCTCAACTTTAA
- a CDS encoding arsenate reductase family protein — translation MKEKITVYEKPTCTKCREADKLLRESGVDYNKINYYIKPLTANKLQDLLKKMGIPASELLRTTEPIYRELKLAKAEKSDKELIALMVKHPDLIQRPIVERGSKAVLGRPTENIKKLLK, via the coding sequence GTGAAGGAAAAGATAACCGTATACGAAAAGCCTACTTGTACTAAGTGTCGCGAGGCGGACAAGCTTTTGCGTGAAAGTGGTGTGGATTACAACAAAATCAACTATTACATCAAGCCGCTAACTGCTAATAAGCTGCAAGATCTCTTGAAAAAGATGGGAATACCGGCTAGTGAGTTGTTGCGCACGACTGAACCGATTTATCGCGAACTAAAATTGGCTAAGGCCGAAAAGTCGGACAAGGAATTAATTGCGTTGATGGTGAAGCATCCTGATTTAATTCAACGTCCTATTGTTGAGCGTGGATCAAAGGCTGTGCTTGGTCGACCAACGGAAAATATCAAAAAACTTCTTAAATAG
- a CDS encoding ion transporter, whose protein sequence is MASLRQKLYRQLSITAWPDEGLSPLNKIIAAIIIVSIVIVTLATEPTIYEPWQHQIIAADITIGVLFVIEYVLRLWVAGEDPEYKGFFGRVKYAFTLRALLDLLAVLPFFLGFVGGDIFLLRLFRLVRIYTLAKLGDFSIAIRHIRDAIKERYMELFLAFMLAMMVLLVSSTVMFLVEGPVQPEKFGSIPRAMWWGIATLTTIGYGDIYPHSALGKFCCSITCLAAIGLIAMPTGIMAAAFSDAFQRHKKTLESRHNNNH, encoded by the coding sequence GTGGCTTCACTCAGACAGAAACTGTACAGACAACTGTCCATCACGGCATGGCCGGATGAGGGCTTGTCGCCGCTTAACAAAATCATTGCGGCCATCATTATCGTTAGTATTGTCATTGTTACTTTAGCTACCGAGCCGACAATTTATGAGCCTTGGCAGCATCAGATTATTGCGGCAGACATAACAATCGGTGTCCTATTTGTCATCGAGTACGTATTGAGACTCTGGGTAGCCGGTGAAGATCCTGAATACAAAGGATTTTTCGGCAGGGTGAAATATGCTTTTACACTTCGCGCCTTACTGGATCTACTTGCCGTTTTGCCTTTCTTCTTAGGTTTTGTCGGCGGAGACATATTTTTGCTGCGACTCTTCAGATTAGTTCGCATCTACACATTGGCAAAGCTTGGTGACTTTTCAATTGCCATAAGACATATTCGCGATGCAATTAAAGAAAGATACATGGAATTATTTCTCGCCTTCATGCTGGCAATGATGGTGCTGCTTGTCTCGTCCACGGTGATGTTCTTGGTTGAAGGTCCTGTCCAGCCAGAAAAATTCGGCAGCATTCCACGTGCGATGTGGTGGGGCATAGCGACACTTACAACAATTGGCTATGGCGACATTTATCCTCATTCAGCTTTGGGCAAGTTCTGCTGCTCTATAACCTGTCTGGCTGCAATTGGCTTAATTGCCATGCCTACAGGCATCATGGCGGCAGCCTTTAGCGACGCCTTTCAAAGGCACAAGAAAACGCTCGAATCCCGGCATAATAATAATCACTGA
- a CDS encoding SpoIID/LytB domain-containing protein translates to MKCKTYLLIAIFNALFFAMGQIALAATPDKVKVDLFEAHQPVKQIFLYGPARIKMPMQRSLPPGKYLLTGKAGQLELTKQGSPQAIVVAPRIVFDGQASGIALGIDSIDKRTYPGDVEMSIQPKQSIRVRNVVAVKDYVIGVVSSETPANWPVEALKAQAVLTQTRLARHLPSMVLGDSTQRELYLGSSNNRKEVREAVHSVWGQLLMHENRPVAVFYHSTCAGGTSGGEVVFSNKSAVPPYLKQVNCDYCVKSPFSKLTVRRISKDVAAKAFGEGLPAILDYDDAGRPVKVKLPDGRVLSGYQFWILLGQSAGWDKAPGTKYKLGTLPNGDLQVFSTGAGHGVGLCQWGSAELAHQGKTYKDILQYYFPGTNVQESRSVAMW, encoded by the coding sequence ATGAAGTGCAAAACTTATTTGCTAATAGCAATTTTCAACGCTCTATTTTTCGCAATGGGGCAGATTGCTTTGGCGGCAACGCCGGATAAGGTAAAAGTGGACTTGTTCGAGGCGCATCAACCGGTCAAACAGATTTTTCTTTATGGTCCTGCGCGCATCAAGATGCCAATGCAGCGATCTTTGCCACCTGGAAAATATTTGCTTACGGGAAAAGCCGGTCAATTGGAACTTACAAAACAAGGATCTCCTCAAGCAATTGTTGTGGCGCCGAGAATTGTATTCGACGGTCAAGCCTCAGGTATTGCGTTGGGAATTGATAGCATCGATAAGCGGACATATCCAGGTGATGTGGAAATGTCTATACAGCCGAAACAATCCATAAGAGTACGCAATGTTGTCGCCGTCAAAGACTATGTAATTGGCGTTGTCTCCAGTGAAACTCCTGCCAATTGGCCTGTGGAAGCATTGAAAGCGCAGGCAGTGCTTACCCAAACACGATTAGCCAGACACTTGCCTTCGATGGTATTGGGTGACTCGACGCAGCGGGAATTGTATTTAGGTTCGAGCAATAATCGCAAAGAAGTACGCGAAGCGGTACACAGTGTTTGGGGACAACTGCTCATGCACGAGAATCGTCCTGTCGCTGTCTTCTATCACTCAACATGTGCAGGTGGGACAAGCGGTGGTGAGGTCGTCTTCTCCAACAAATCAGCAGTGCCACCATATTTAAAGCAAGTCAACTGTGATTACTGCGTGAAATCACCATTTAGTAAATTGACCGTCAGACGCATTTCCAAAGATGTGGCAGCCAAAGCATTCGGCGAAGGTTTGCCGGCTATTTTGGATTATGACGATGCCGGACGCCCAGTAAAGGTTAAGCTGCCTGATGGACGCGTGCTATCCGGCTATCAATTCTGGATCCTTTTAGGCCAATCCGCAGGCTGGGACAAAGCACCAGGCACCAAATACAAACTAGGTACTTTACCCAATGGTGACTTGCAAGTGTTCTCTACTGGCGCCGGTCATGGTGTGGGACTCTGCCAATGGGGCTCAGCTGAGCTCGCTCATCAGGGAAAAACCTATAAGGACATTCTGCAATACTATTTCCCGGGCACTAATGTGCAAGAGTCACGCTCTGTTGCGATGTGGTAG
- a CDS encoding AMMECR1 domain-containing protein has translation MRPSLRQLFKLGILSLALCSPAFAVHQESKAESLPEIAKKTLAFHFSKPKGESLAQFANSFYVPPEYRRAKGLFITLSYKGETRACWGSLEPRYENLVQATVYTTVQALKCEYRHKPIGYSEWQRLKPQVTIVNNLEPIVGGARGLSSQNPLRDGLFVRSGGKTGVLLPGEVRDAYYQLVKCKLKAGINPKEQCQIWRVKADVIR, from the coding sequence ATGCGCCCAAGTCTACGCCAGTTGTTTAAACTCGGCATCTTAAGCCTGGCTCTTTGTTCACCGGCTTTTGCTGTTCACCAGGAATCCAAAGCTGAGAGCCTGCCGGAGATTGCCAAAAAGACCCTTGCCTTCCATTTTTCCAAGCCGAAAGGCGAGTCGCTCGCGCAATTCGCCAACAGCTTCTACGTACCGCCCGAGTATCGCCGGGCAAAAGGTCTGTTTATAACCTTGTCTTACAAGGGAGAAACGCGTGCCTGCTGGGGGTCGCTTGAGCCACGCTATGAAAATCTCGTCCAGGCAACCGTTTATACGACTGTCCAAGCTCTGAAGTGTGAATATCGCCATAAGCCAATTGGCTACAGCGAGTGGCAACGCCTCAAACCCCAAGTCACAATTGTGAACAACCTTGAACCAATTGTGGGGGGAGCCAGAGGGCTCTCCAGCCAGAATCCCTTGCGGGATGGGCTCTTCGTAAGGTCGGGCGGTAAGACTGGTGTTTTGCTGCCGGGAGAAGTTCGTGATGCTTATTATCAATTAGTTAAATGTAAGCTGAAGGCGGGCATTAACCCAAAAGAACAGTGTCAAATCTGGCGAGTGAAGGCTGATGTCATCCGATAA
- a CDS encoding VanW family protein has protein sequence MKKPFIRFAALVAIPIALAAYFLTSHPFTQELGSQTIYIGELSPQQINNVQVAAKSINDVVLKPGEEFSFNKTVGPRTFKRGYDAAPSYLNSDSPATFGGGICVVSSAVYQLALSAGFPIIERLPHQKTVRSVLPGLDATVWYGKADLRFQNNLKTPIQLKAEVDHNDVTLKILGSQPKEDVTVRRLVTRETADQIQVEVFRQIKDKTTLVSRDLYALAPRHAYQHHNH, from the coding sequence ATGAAGAAGCCATTCATTAGATTTGCCGCTCTTGTCGCAATTCCTATTGCGCTTGCTGCCTATTTTTTGACCAGCCATCCGTTTACGCAAGAACTTGGAAGTCAGACGATTTACATTGGTGAACTATCGCCTCAACAAATCAACAATGTTCAGGTTGCCGCCAAGTCCATCAATGATGTAGTTCTAAAGCCCGGCGAAGAATTTTCCTTCAACAAGACAGTTGGTCCACGTACATTCAAGCGTGGTTACGATGCCGCTCCTTCCTATTTAAATTCCGATAGCCCGGCAACTTTCGGTGGCGGCATTTGTGTCGTTTCATCAGCAGTTTATCAACTGGCATTAAGCGCAGGCTTTCCAATTATCGAGCGCCTGCCACATCAAAAAACAGTACGCTCAGTATTGCCCGGGCTGGACGCCACAGTTTGGTACGGCAAGGCTGACCTGCGTTTCCAAAACAACCTCAAGACACCTATTCAATTGAAGGCGGAAGTCGATCACAATGACGTGACGCTGAAGATTTTGGGCTCGCAACCAAAAGAGGATGTGACTGTGCGCAGGCTGGTTACCAGAGAAACAGCCGATCAAATTCAAGTCGAGGTCTTTCGGCAGATTAAGGACAAAACGACTTTGGTCTCAAGAGACCTCTATGCGCTTGCTCCTCGCCATGCGTATCAGCATCATAATCACTAA
- a CDS encoding CAP domain-containing protein yields the protein MRFKSTVIALAIGFAFCPAFGQETETKEIMFQPADSNLQAVRDQIVNLVNSERAKETTSAIQLNANLTRVAQTFADDMVARHFFNHVDPDGNTCKERARKLKLASPQAESILAGVLTGEEAVEEFMSDPPRAQNSSRANILNPEFRFLGVGVAKKPSGTLVVVLEFSKK from the coding sequence ATGAGATTTAAATCTACAGTGATCGCCCTAGCTATTGGTTTTGCTTTCTGTCCGGCATTTGGACAGGAAACGGAAACCAAGGAAATAATGTTCCAGCCGGCAGATTCCAACTTGCAAGCGGTAAGAGACCAAATTGTCAACCTCGTTAACAGCGAAAGAGCAAAAGAAACCACATCAGCTATTCAATTGAATGCAAATTTGACGCGCGTGGCTCAAACATTTGCCGATGATATGGTCGCCAGACACTTTTTCAACCATGTCGACCCGGATGGCAACACCTGCAAAGAAAGGGCAAGGAAGCTAAAACTAGCCAGCCCTCAGGCTGAAAGCATCCTGGCAGGGGTTTTGACTGGAGAAGAAGCAGTCGAGGAATTCATGTCAGATCCGCCCAGAGCCCAGAATTCCAGCCGGGCCAACATTCTCAACCCTGAATTCCGATTTCTAGGCGTGGGAGTAGCCAAAAAACCCAGCGGGACGCTTGTTGTGGTCCTAGAGTTTTCCAAAAAATAG
- a CDS encoding phenylacetate--CoA ligase — protein MWNQQLECISRSELALLQLERLKQVVERVYNNVPFYRERLDKEGLKPESIKTLDDLRRLPFTVKADLRSNYPFGLFSTDVKDISRLHASSGTKGKPTVVGYTKNDLDIWAEACARSLAAAGVHPHDILHNAYGYGLFTGGLGVHYGAERLGAVVVPASGGKTQQQIKLLQDFSPRILSCTPSYALNLAYTMEEMDISPQSLKLEIGIFGAEPWSQQMREQIEKRLHIQALDIYGLSEVMGPGVSVECLEGKQRDGNCGLHVWEDFFLPEIVDAKTGEVLPYGEEGELVFTNLAKEGIPLLRYRTGDISRLNAEPCSCGRTMIRMQRVRARLDDMLIIRGVNLYPSEVEQLLLQIEGLSPNYQLIVEREKALDTLEIHIEVTEDLIGRWGNFEKGQLEMTTLSHHITVLLKENLGLTAGVKLMPPKSVPRSEGKAIRVVDKRRQDRL, from the coding sequence ATGTGGAATCAACAGCTCGAGTGTATATCACGTAGCGAGCTTGCGCTTTTGCAACTTGAGCGCCTAAAGCAAGTCGTAGAGCGCGTCTACAACAATGTGCCTTTTTACAGAGAACGACTTGACAAAGAAGGCCTAAAGCCGGAGTCAATCAAAACGCTTGACGATTTGCGCCGCCTGCCATTTACGGTTAAAGCAGACTTGCGCTCTAACTACCCATTTGGCTTATTCTCCACTGACGTCAAAGATATATCTCGTCTACATGCTTCATCGGGTACTAAAGGCAAACCAACGGTTGTCGGTTACACCAAAAACGACCTGGATATTTGGGCAGAAGCTTGTGCTCGATCTCTTGCGGCAGCTGGCGTGCATCCACATGACATTTTGCACAATGCCTACGGATACGGACTTTTCACCGGCGGGCTTGGTGTTCATTACGGCGCGGAAAGACTTGGCGCAGTTGTTGTGCCGGCTTCCGGCGGCAAAACTCAACAGCAAATAAAACTGCTGCAGGATTTTTCACCGCGCATTCTTAGTTGCACCCCATCGTATGCACTCAATCTTGCCTACACAATGGAAGAAATGGACATTTCGCCGCAATCTCTAAAGTTGGAGATTGGCATCTTTGGCGCCGAACCGTGGAGCCAGCAAATGCGCGAGCAGATTGAAAAGCGCTTGCATATACAAGCGCTGGACATTTACGGGCTCAGTGAAGTTATGGGTCCAGGCGTGTCAGTTGAATGCTTGGAGGGTAAACAGAGGGACGGCAATTGCGGCTTACACGTTTGGGAAGATTTCTTCTTGCCTGAAATAGTTGATGCCAAAACCGGTGAGGTCTTGCCGTACGGTGAAGAAGGCGAGCTGGTGTTTACCAACTTGGCAAAAGAAGGTATTCCACTGTTACGTTATCGCACCGGTGACATTTCGCGTCTCAATGCTGAGCCTTGCTCATGTGGTCGTACAATGATCCGCATGCAACGAGTTCGTGCACGGCTGGATGACATGCTTATTATTCGCGGCGTCAATTTATATCCTTCCGAAGTTGAGCAATTACTTTTGCAAATAGAGGGATTGTCGCCGAATTACCAGCTAATAGTAGAAAGAGAAAAGGCTCTCGATACACTGGAAATTCATATCGAAGTCACAGAAGATTTAATTGGCCGTTGGGGTAATTTTGAAAAAGGCCAATTGGAGATGACAACACTTTCACACCATATAACAGTTTTGCTCAAAGAAAATCTCGGTCTTACAGCCGGTGTCAAACTGATGCCGCCAAAATCAGTACCGAGAAGCGAGGGCAAAGCAATTAGGGTAGTCGACAAAAGGAGGCAAGACAGGTTATGA
- a CDS encoding EthD family reductase, with amino-acid sequence MHKLVALYKKPENAQDFDNHYFNVHMPLANKMPGLRKAEISKILGTPQGDADYHLLAELYFDDLDAIKAALGSPEGREAGKDLMGFAGKLVSLYFAKVEDKVPAAIK; translated from the coding sequence ATGCATAAGTTAGTCGCACTCTACAAGAAACCTGAAAACGCCCAGGATTTCGACAACCATTATTTCAATGTCCACATGCCGTTAGCCAACAAGATGCCGGGCTTGCGCAAAGCAGAAATTTCCAAAATTCTCGGCACCCCACAAGGCGATGCGGACTATCATTTGCTAGCTGAACTCTACTTTGACGATCTCGACGCTATCAAAGCAGCTCTTGGGTCGCCTGAGGGCAGAGAAGCAGGCAAGGACTTGATGGGTTTTGCCGGCAAATTGGTTTCACTCTACTTCGCAAAAGTAGAAGACAAAGTTCCAGCAGCAATTAAGTAA
- a CDS encoding enoyl-CoA hydratase/isomerase family protein, with protein sequence MINTAAILAGMPVESFKFQRIIYEKKGYVATITINRPNVLNCFDMVTLIEMGQAIQDASFDDNIAVVVFTGAGERAFCTGADLDEQESFLKKPNNYYKWMYTFIEMHDRLRNIGKPTIARLNGIVAGGGNELNMACDLAIAAEHVNIRQVGAARGSVAAGGATQFLPLLIGDRRARQMLLTCEPIDAETALDWGLINEVVPQSQLDSAVAKLAEKLYNKLPECTRYTKQQLNFWRDLSWSTTIGHARDWLSLHAGSYEVGQGLSAFGNKEEMPYPKIRCKAAGDQQMFSASTELTNCPSCKAEQPTTFKFCGQCGSKF encoded by the coding sequence ATGATAAACACAGCAGCAATTCTGGCAGGTATGCCGGTTGAGTCATTCAAGTTCCAGCGCATAATCTATGAGAAAAAAGGTTATGTGGCAACGATCACCATAAACAGACCGAATGTATTGAACTGCTTCGATATGGTTACTCTTATCGAAATGGGACAGGCAATTCAAGATGCAAGTTTCGATGACAACATAGCAGTAGTTGTGTTTACCGGAGCCGGTGAACGTGCGTTCTGCACGGGCGCTGATCTGGATGAGCAAGAAAGCTTCCTCAAGAAGCCAAACAACTACTACAAGTGGATGTACACGTTTATCGAAATGCACGATCGCTTGCGCAACATCGGCAAGCCGACAATTGCTCGCTTGAACGGCATTGTTGCCGGCGGTGGTAATGAGCTTAATATGGCTTGCGACTTAGCAATAGCTGCCGAGCACGTGAATATCCGCCAAGTGGGTGCGGCCCGCGGTAGCGTCGCTGCCGGTGGGGCTACACAGTTCCTTCCGCTCCTAATAGGAGATCGTCGAGCAAGACAGATGCTTCTTACTTGCGAGCCGATTGATGCGGAAACAGCTCTTGACTGGGGCTTGATTAACGAAGTGGTACCGCAGTCTCAACTGGATTCCGCTGTTGCGAAATTGGCTGAAAAACTCTACAACAAGCTGCCTGAGTGTACGCGCTACACCAAACAGCAACTAAACTTCTGGCGTGATTTGTCCTGGAGCACAACAATTGGTCATGCCCGCGATTGGTTGAGCCTGCATGCCGGCTCTTACGAAGTTGGACAAGGCTTGTCTGCCTTTGGCAACAAAGAAGAAATGCCCTATCCCAAAATTCGCTGCAAAGCCGCAGGCGATCAACAAATGTTTTCCGCAAGCACAGAGCTAACCAATTGCCCGAGCTGCAAAGCCGAGCAGCCAACAACATTTAAGTTCTGCGGACAGTGCGGATCTAAATTCTAA